DNA from Thermostichus vulcanus str. 'Rupite':
ACTTAGTCGCTTCTGATGTCACTGCCCTTAAACACCCTCTATCACTGCTCTTACAGCATCTACTTTCACTTAGTCACTTGCACCAAGTACCGCCGCAAGTGTATCACTCAACCCATGCTGAATAGGCTCAGAGAAATATTTGCGGAAACCCTGCAAAAGTGGGAGGGAGAATTAATCGAGTTCAATGGGGAGGCGGATCATGTTCATGTGCTCATGTCCGTTAACCCAAAGGTT
Protein-coding regions in this window:
- the tnpA gene encoding IS200/IS605 family transposase, whose amino-acid sequence is MSLPLNTLYHCSYSIYFHLVTCTKYRRKCITQPMLNRLREIFAETLQKWEGELIEFNGEADHVHVLMSVNPKVQPSKLVNNLKTVSSRLIRKEFAEHLVKVYRGKPVFWNRSYCIISCGGAPLAVLTQYIQQQAKIE